The proteins below come from a single Sorghum bicolor cultivar BTx623 chromosome 4, Sorghum_bicolor_NCBIv3, whole genome shotgun sequence genomic window:
- the LOC8075746 gene encoding probable RNA-dependent RNA polymerase 1, whose translation MVGRTIQVHGFALTDSAESVKEFLERISGAGTIYALKLRHPRNISANSRAFAIVQFQSQESASLVEDVVQRNAPRIGRFYLKTRPADRDIVPRPRIPMFSLEDTVLHLGCLVKENILSALFTASNVSVQFGFDMKKIYFYLSYNFIKYKLELSYESIWEIQLHRPPAYRSRTKFLLIQVQAAPKIYELLPRRPGLMYEDPFFNWFMDDTDEQWTRTIDFTPSVSIGQSSIFCLEVPQQCELPRIGDYFVYYKERNLDFECRNGYSYSCGNCLVPIVKSPDYIEVPYEILFKINHLVQNGTLSGPTVDHSFFCHVSPEFEPIDHIKRALLKMSYLKSTCLNPTNWLSVQYSRIRRSRHASQRSSNISLDDGLVYVHRVQVTPAKVYFYGPEINVSNRVVRNFSADIDNFLRISFVDEDCEKLRSLDLSPRSTSGNDARRTALYNRVLSVLSNGINIGDKHFEFLAFSSSQLRDNSAWMFASRQGLTASDIRKWMGDFRDIRNVAKYAARLGQSFSSSTETLIVRKHEVEQIPDIKNGTNYIFSDGVGKISANFAKEVAMKCKLRRFAPSVFQIRYGGYKGVVAVDPRSNRKLSLRRSMLKFQSENITLDVLAYSKYQPCFLNRQLITLLSTLGVGDNVFELKQKEAIKQLNRMVTEPQAAREAVELMPMGEVTNVVKELLSCGYQPDHEPYLSMLLQTFRASKLLELKTKSRIFITQGRAMMGCLDETRTLKYGQVFIQASYCADDHHKIVVTGKVVVAKNPCLHPGDIRVLQAVDVPSLHHMFDCVVFPQQGPRPHPNECSGSDLDGDIYFVSWDPDLIPSHMEDPMDYTPAPAETLDHDVTIEEIQEYFTNYIVNESLGIIANAHVVYADKEDLKAKSRPCLELAKLFSIAVDFPKTGVPALIPPELHVKEYPDFMEKLDKATYESKGVIGKLYREIKKHTPHIRHFTREVAKRSYDTDLIVDGYEDYITEAIEFKEEYDFRLGNLMDHYGIKSEAEIISGCFLKMAKNFTKSSDADAIRMAVRSLRKEARSWFNEMSTSEDDQDATEAKASAWYHVTYDPQYWGNYNEGYDRPHLISFPWCVYDKLVIIKQRRNFFTQMDPNLVSPMNNMRLHEHCQQVCSCTYP comes from the exons ATGGTTGGCAGAACTATTCAGGTCCATGGTTTTGCTCTAACTGACAGTGCCGAGTCTGTCAAAGAATTTTTGGAGCGGATTTCTGGTGCTGGAACCATCTATGCTCTCAAGCTCAGGCATCCAAGGAACATCTCTGCCAACTCAAGGGCGTTTGCTATAGTTCAGTTCCAGTCACAGGAAAGTGCTTCATTGGTAGAAGATGTGGTTCAAAGAAATGCTCCCCGGATTGGACGATTTTATCTGAAAACCAGACCTGCAGACCGGGACATTGTTCCAAGACCAAGAATTCCAATGTTTTCTCTGGAGGACACTGTGCTGCATTTGGGATGCTTGGTTAAGGAAAATATTCTATCTGCTCTTTTTACTGCAAGTAATGTTTCAGTTCAATTTGGATTTGATATGAAAAAGATTTACTTCTACCTCTCCTACaactttattaaatataaacttgAACTTTCTTACGAAAGTATATGGGAGATACAGCTTCACCGTCCACCTGCTTATAGGTCACGGACAAAGTTCCTTTTGATTCAG GTTCAGGCAGCTCCTAAAATTTATGAACTGCTCCCACGCCGTCCAGGTCTTATGTATGAGGATCCTTTCTTCAACTGGTTTATGGATGACACAGATGAACAATGGACCAGGACGATTGATTTTACTCCATCAGTTAGCATCGGGCAATCATCTATTTTCTGTCTGGAGGTGCCACAGCAGTGTGAGCTCCCAAGAATTGGTGACTACTTTGTTTACTATAAAGAGCGAAATCTTGACTTTGAATGTCGGAATGGGTATTCATATTCCTGTGGTAATTGCCTCGTTCCAATTGTAAAATCTCCTGATTACATAGAGGTCCCTTATGAGATACTCTTCAAAATAAACCATTTGGTTCAGAATGGGACACTCAGTGGGCCAACAGTTGATCACAGTTTCTTCTGTCATGTTAGCCCAGAATTTGAACCTATTGATCATATAAAGCGAGCACTTTTAAAGATGTCATATTTGAAAAGCACCTGCTTGAATCCAACAAATTGGTTATCTGTACAATACTCAAGAATACGGAGATCGCGCCATGCATCACAAAGATCATCTAATATATCTCTGGATGATGGCTTGGTCTATGTCCACAGGGTTCAAGTTACCCCTGCTAAAGTGTATTTTTATGGACCTGAGATAAATGTCTCCAATCGTGTTGTGCGGAATTTCTCTGCTGACATAGATAACTTCCTTCGGatttcatttgttgatgaggactGTGAGAAGCTCCGTTCACTTGATTTGTCACCTCGTTCTACTTCTGGAAATGATGCAAGGAGAACTGCTCTATATAATAGAGTTTTGTCAGTCCTTTCAAATGGCATTAATATTGGTGACAAGCACTTTGAGTTTCTTGCTTTTTCTTCAAGCCAGCTTCGAGATAACTCTGCATGGATGTTTGCTTCTCGGCAGGGATTGACTGCGAGTGACATAAGGAAGTGGATGGGAGACTTTCGAGATATCAGAAATGTGGCAAAGTATGCTGCAAGACTTGGGCAATCTTTTAGTTCCTCAACAGAAACTTTAATAGTACGCAAGCATGAGGTGGAACAAATTCCTGATATTAAAAATGGCACAAACTACATATTCTCTGATGGAGTTGGAAAGATCTCAGCTaattttgcaaaggaggtggctaTGAAGTGCAAATTGAGACGCTTTGCCCCTTCGGTTTTCCAGATAAGGTATGGTGGTTACAAAGGTGTTGTCGCTGTAGATCCAAGATCAAATCGTAAGCTTTCATTGAGAAGAAGCATGTTAAAGTTCCAGTCAGAAAATATCACTCTTGATGTCCTTGCGTACAGCAAGTACCAACCGTGCTTCCTGAATCGGCAGTTGATTACTCTTCTCTCAACACTTGGGGTTGGTGATAATGTCTTTGAACTAAAGCAGAAGGAAGCCATTAAGCAGTTGAACAGAATGGTAACTGAACCACAGGCTGCTCGTGAAGCAGTTGAACTTATGCCCATGGGAGAAGTAACCAATGTAGTTAAAGAATTGTTGTCATGTGGCTACCAGCCTGATCATGAGCCGTATCTTTCCATGCTGCTACAAACTTTTAGAGCATCCAAGCTTCTAGAATTGAAAACAAAGTCAAGGATATTCATCACACAAGGGCGAGCAATGATGGGTTGCTTGGATGAAACCCGCACACTAAAGTATGGCCAGGTATTCATCCAAGCTTCTTACTGTGCAGATGACCATCACAAGATCGTTGTAACTGGAAAAGTAGTTGTTGCCAAAAATCCTTGTCTCCACCCTGGTGACATACGGGTTCTCCAGGCtgtagatgttccttctctgcaCCACATGTTTGATTGTGTTGTCTTTCCACAGCAGGGACCAAG GCCGCATCCTAATGAGTGTTCAGGGAGCGATCTTGATGGGGACATATATTTTGTTTCTTGGGATCCCGATCTTATTCCAAGTCATATGGAGGATCCTATGGACTACACTCCAGCTCCAGCAGAAACATTAGATCATGATGTTACTATTGAG GAAATACAGGAGTACTTCACAAACTACATAGTTAATGAGAGTCTTGGCATTATCGCCAATGCGCATGTGGTCTATGCAGATAAGGAAGATCTGAAGGCTAAGAGTCGACCATGCCTTGAACTGGCCAAGCTCTTCTCTATAGCTGTTGATTTCCCAAAGACTGGAGTGCCGGCTCTGATTCCACCTGAATTACATGTCAAGGAGTATCCTGATTTTATGGAGAAGCTCGACAAAGCAACCTATGAATCAAAGGGTGTGATCGGGAAGCTCTACAGGGAAATAAAGAAGCACACACCGCACATAAGGCACTTTACGAGGGAAGTGGCAAAGCGGTCTTATGACACCGATTTGATTGTTGATGGCTATGAAGACTACATTACTGAGGCTATAGAGTTCAAGGAAGAGTACGATTTCAGGCTGGGTAATCTTATGGATCACTATGGAATAAAAAGTGAAGCGGAGATAATAAGTGGATGTTTTCTGAAGATGGCAAAGAATTTCACCAAGAGTAGTGATGCTGATGCAATTAGAATGGCGGTGAGATCTTTGAGGAAAGAAGCTAGGTCATGGTTCAATGAGATGAGCACAAGCGAGGATGACCAAGATGCCACAGAGGCCAAGGCGTCTGCTTGGTACCATGTTACTTATGATCCACAGTACTGGGGCAACTACAATGAAGGATATGATCGGCCGCATCTTATTAGCTTTCCATGGTGCGTATATGACAAGCTTGTGATCATTAAGCAGAGGAGGAATTTCTTCACGCAGATGGATCCTAATCTGGTGTCTCCCATGAATAACATGAGATTGCATGAGCATTGCCAGCAGGTTTGCTCTTGTACGTATCCTTGA